The following coding sequences are from one Muntiacus reevesi chromosome 17, mMunRee1.1, whole genome shotgun sequence window:
- the LOC136148480 gene encoding interferon alpha-1-like has translation MAPACSLLLALLLLSGNSICSLGCHLPNTHSLANRRVLTLLRQLRRVSPSSCLQDRNDFAFPQEALGGSQLQRAQAISVLHEVTQHTFQLFSTQGSAAAWDQSLLDKLRTALDQQLTDLQACLRQEQGLQGAPLLKGDSSLALRKYFHRVTLYLQEKGHSPCAWEVVRAEVMRAFSSSTNLQERFRRKD, from the coding sequence ATGGCCCCAGCCTGCTCCTTACTCCTGGCCCTGCTGCTGCTCAGCGGCAACTCCATCTGCTCTCTGGGCTGCCACCTGCCTAACACCCACAGCCTGGCCAACAGGAGGGTCCTGACGCTCCTGCGACAACTGAGGAGggtctccccttcctcctgcctgcaGGACAGGAATGACTTCGCCTTCCCCCAGGAGGCGCTGGGTGGCAGCCAGCTGCAGAGGGCTCAAGCCATCTCTGTGCTCCACGAGGTGACCCAGCACACCTTCcagctcttcagcactcagggcTCGGCCGCTGCGTGGGACCAGAGCCTCCTGGACAAGCTCCGCACTGCACTGGACCAGCAGCTCACTGACCTGCAAGCCTGTCTGAGGCAGGAGCAGGGGCTGCAAGGGGCTCCCCTGCTCAAGGGGGACTCCAGCCTGGCTCTGAGGAAATACTTCCACAGAGTCACTCTCTATCTGCAAGAGAAGGGACACAGCCCTTGTGCCTGGGAGGTTGTCAGAGCAGAAGTCATGAGAGCCTTCTCTTCCTCAACAAACTTGCAGGAGAGATTCCGGAGAAAGGACTGA